The sequence below is a genomic window from Leisingera sp. M658.
CTTGCGCAAGTAGAAGGCGTACCGGTCCCGGCCTTGGACATGTCAGCACCTGCCTTTGCGCTTGCCTACCCTTTTGAAACGCCTGCACAGCTTTGCTTCTGGCATGGTGCATCGCACTATCAGGCTTGGCGAAGGACGATTTTGGATGCCCAGATGCGGGCTGTCCCCGGGAATACTGACGGGGCGTCCTGGAGCTCGCTTGCACGGGCGGAACGCTTGTTTTGCAAATCATCCGGTGCCAGGTTTTATGATCTGCCCCTGTACTTGCCCGCCACAATGCAGCCAGAAGATGTGACCGATGCGGTGATCAGAGCAACATATGAGGGGCTGGATAACATTAAGCGCCCCCGGTTTAGAGCGGGAGTGAACGCATTCAGGCACCTCTTTGACAATGACGCGGTCTTGCAGACAGGGCTGCTTCCTCTGATCAAGCCGCAACCGCTGCCGGGCCTTCGCGATCACCGGGCTTTGGTTCCGATGGCTCCAGACATTGAAAGGGCACGTTCTGAGCTGTTCGAAAGAAGCACGCGCTGCACGCTCGACTACGTCCACCGCCTTGCCATAGCAGGCGGCAGTCTTAACGGGGAAACCGATACTCTGGAAGATCTGCGCAAAGCCCTCGCCAGCCTGCCCAATCCCAATGACGTCGGGGTGCCTGAAATCACTGACCATTGCCTTCATAACTATATCAACACAGTGATGTGCCGAATCGGCGGGCGGGACTACCGGCTGACCGAGGTTGAGCAAGCTTGGAAAAATCTCCGCAAGGCAGCACGAGAGGCGGGTTGCGAGACCAGTTTTTTGTGGGCTCTATCAAAACCGGCGAGCCAGCAGGGCATTGCCCCATGGCGGCTGACAACAGCGTGGGTCCGGCAGCTCATCGCCGGGTACAAGATAGACTCGATGCCTGCCCAATGCCGCCGCGGCTGCGAGCAGTTCGACGGCTTTCGCAGTGTAGTTCCTCCAGCTCTCTTGCCCCTAGAACCCCTGAGCATTCGCCGCAGCCCCCCGCAGAAACCGAAGGCCCCAAAGCCAATAGATCCGGTTCGTTCAGCTTGGACTGCTGTGTACCGGAACCTAAAAAATGACAGCAGGAGTTCTGAAGGACCAAGCCCTCTTTGGTATTTAAAGTCTGAAGCGATCAAAGCCGGTCTCCCTCCTTCTGGTATCACTCAACATTGGCTGGAAACGATCCGCGAAACTTGCCCTCTAGACCGGCTCCACCCCTTGAATGCAGGTGTTTCGACGCTTCGCTGCATACCAGGCTTCGAACATATCTCGCCACTGCGGAAACGGAGAGAACGGCACGGTGGGCTTCCTGCACGTATCGAAGACGAGTTACGGACTACACTTGCCGAAATGGGAGTTGCAGCGTCGACGGGCCGAAAAATGCTGCTGGCCGCTGGGGTCCTCACAGAGGCCCTGGGAGCAGATGACACGATGCCTCTACGTGGCCTGGTGTTCACGAAACTGGAAAGCGTGGACTGGAGCGCCCCTGAGAAACAGATCACAGAGTACATGGGCAAGATCATTTCGCTCCGGGAATTTCTTGCGCTTCCTTGGACACCGGCCTGGAAAGAGCTGCAAAGTCTCGTTGTCGGTGCCGGCGTGGGATTCAAGGAGAACCCGGTGCCTAAGGTGCTAGGGTGGAAACCGGGAGTGGATCCGCAAGATATCAGCCTTGAGTGGGCCCAGAAATTGGACAGGGAGCTCCGCTCAACGATCAGCCGTCCACCGCATGGGCGCGCTGACCTTGCAAGGACATTGGCCAGGCATTTGGCTGCATTCGATCGGCTACATGCAATTCCTTCCATTGCCGAGTCAGCGCTGATGCCAAAGTTGCTTGGAGCGATCAGATGACTCGCTAGTTTTGGAGATTGGCAAGCGTTGCATCAGCCCCCCTGATTTGAGGTCTGCCCGTAACACCGCCTCCGTTCTAGATTAGTACCAAACGCCAACATGGGGGTCAGTATCCACACTTTACACAGCCTCGGCCCAAAGCTGCCTTTATGTCGAAATAGCGATGTGCTGCGCCGCGGTCTGTTAAACCGGATTTTCGCTGCGCGGCCAAAACTTCCGCAGCCTGACTTCCACTACAATTGAAACTCGAGCTTTCTCTTTATCTTTGAGTTAAGGCGCGAGTTTTGAGGGATAATCCCTTCGTATTGAAGCCTCTCCAATAGGAGCCCTGCAGATACATCGTTCTGCTTTGCAAATGCTCGAAAACTGTCTTCGCTGATAGCATGATGACTTATTGAAAAGCTGTTGCGAAAGGCGTTGACCACCCGGCTTGTAACTAGAAACTCGGCAGCGAAGTTGTCGGCTTCCTGTTCAATATCAACGTCCAAGGTTTGGTCTGCATTATTCTGATCATGATCAATAAAAACAGCACGCTTGCTATGTTCCAGAATATGGCAGGCCTCATGGAAGAACGAAAACCACATTCTTTCTTCAGATTTCATTCTGTCGCTCACTGCAATGACGGCCTTGTCTTTGCTTGCCCAATATGCACATCCCCTTAACCCGGTCTTGGGTACAGAGGGAACGAATGCAATTGCTACGCCAACTTCCGCGCAGTCATCTACTAGAGACTTCGAGGACTTTCGGAACGGGCTCTTGGTCATATCCCTGGCTTTCGTGAGCGCGGTTCGAAATCCAGAAGCAGAATGCGGCGCGGTTTCGATTTCGTTGGCAATCAGTTCGCCGCATCGAAGCCAAACAGCGACGTTATATGGATCGATTTTCGCGTGTTCTTGTTGTTTAAAGCGCGAAAGACTGAGCCGTTCGTTCCAATGTGCCTCCCACGCTGGAACACTGCTGACACCAAAAGCGCGCAAGATGGCATCGACAAGCAAGCCGTTGCTCGGCTTGTTTTCTAACAGTCTCAGACGAAGCATCTCATTAATGTTGAATTTTTTGGCCCAAGCAACAGTGACCTCATCTTTGGCCGCAGCTTGGTCCTTTGCACGAGCTTGGGAAAGTTGGTACTTAGTCTGCAGATTAAGCCAAAAACTTGCACTATCTCCCAGAGCTTTCTCAAACTGCAAAGCAGTGTCTGGAGTGATAGAAGCAGTTCCTGAAATGATCTCGCTGATTGTTTTGGTCGGTCTACCGGTCCGCCGCGCGAAATCAACTATTTTTATTCCTCGTTCTTCGAGAAACATCTTCAAATATTCGCCCGGTGCCTTGGGGGCAAAATCTGGCTGAAATTGGTTTGAATGCGTCGCCATCAGACTCTTCCTCCCACAGAAATGATGTTGACTCGATCTACGTCGGCTAGGTCAGCAGAGGTTACCGCCGGAACAAGAAGTAATTGCCCATTGCCCACTCGTCCAACCGAGTAGTGTGCAGGTCGATATCCTTTCCTTTTTCTTCTTAGAATTGGCGGCGAAGTGCTCAAGTCGGCTAGTGTGGGAGCTGCATCCAGAAAATGCAGAAGATCCATCACGCGCCCCCCTGTGTCGACCCCGAAAGACTTTATCAGCCTACGGCTAGAATTGCAGAGCTGACAAAGCTCATCCGTAGCAAAACCAATCTGCATTCCCGCCTCGCGTAGTGTGGAGCGTCTTGGGCGGCTCCTTTTCATAACCTATCCCGTTATCGGAACCCCCACTAGTTGTCAACAAATTTTGCGTAACTAGAAGGGTTATGAAAAACATTGACGCGAATCTCAATTCCATGTTCTTCATAACCCTAAGGGTGGTGCAAACCATCTCTTTGATGATGGCAAAAGAAGGAATTCAGCCAATGAACAAGCATACAGGTAAGATGACGTTCCGGGTTCGGATCGCCGATGAAAACCTCAACTTCAAAGATCATGCCTTCGACGATCCCAAAGTGCTGGGGCGTCAGTTGATCGAAGCTGCCGGTGGTCACCCGGTCGACGAGCATGTGGCCATCGCGATCCTGCCCAATGGCGACTTCGAAGACATCCGGCTCGACGAAAGCTATGACCTGCGCGGTCGGGGTGTCGAGAAGGTGCTGGTGGCCCGTTCGGATCGGAGCTTCAAGTTCAAGATCGACGACGCCGATCTCGAATGGCCCCGGGCTTGCATCAGTGGCTTCGTGCTGCGCAAGCTGGCCAAATTGCCGCCCAACTACAACCTGTGGCAAGAGATCCCGGGACAGCATGACAAAAAGATCACCGATACGGATGTTATCAATCTGGCCGATGCCGGTGTTGAGCGGTTCGTGTCGCTGATCGATCAGACGACGGAAGGGGATGCCCTTCCGTCAAAAGATCAGACCTATCTTTCCGGTCATGGTTACGAGTTCGAAGTGGTGACAGAGGGTGTCAACACGGGGATCGTCCTGAAGGGCCTGCCGCTGCCGGACGGCAAGTACGAACACACGGCGGCAGATGTTCTGATCCTGCTTCCCAGGGGATATCCGGACTGCCCGCCCGACATGTTCTACGTCGCGCCGAAGTTGACTTTGGCAGGCACCGGGCAAGTGCCAAAGGCCTGTACCGTTGAGCACCGCTTCGGTGGTCGCGTATGGCAGCGGTGGTCACGCCACAACAACGCCTGGCGGCCAGGGATCGATGGTCTTCAGACTATGGTCGCACGCGTTCAAACTGCGTTGGCGGAGGCCCAAGCCTAATGCGTGCTTCGGACCTCATCCTTTTGGGCCCGCACAGGTCGCAAATCCGGTCCCTGCTGACGGCAGGAGCCGGGTCGGAGCGCTCCGCCTACATGCTCTTTGGTATCGCCGATATCGAAGCCGATCCTTGGACAAATCAACCGCGGCGGCGTCTGGTGTCACATCGTTTCCACGCAATCGGCGATGACGATCTAATATCAGCATCAGCGCGGCATGTTACTTGGCAGACCGATGGCTTCATGCGGCTCCTGAACGAGGCTAAGGCGAACGGCCTCATTCCTGCCCTCGTTCATACTCATCCCAAGGGTCATGCCAAATTCTCCGAGCAGGACAACCGCAACGAAGCCGAGCTTGCACGCACCGCTGCTCTGAAAGGGATGCCAGGGTTGATCAGTGTGGTCATCGCCGGAAACGGCGATATCGCTGCACGCATCTGGGCGCAGGCGGACAAGGCCGAGGGCCTCGGTCGGATCCTGCATGTCGGTCCGCGCCTGCAAATCTCGGGCCTGAAGGGAACGCCGGCAGATTTTCTGGATCGCCAAGTCCGGCTCTTCGGGAAGGAAGCCACACGTCAACTTTCTGGCTTCCGATGTGGGGTTGCCGGGGGCGGCGCGACCGGAAGCGCCCTTTTGCCCCTGCTGTTGCGGCTTGGAGTTCAGGAGGCCGTCCAATTCGACAAGGACATCATAGACGAGACAAATCTCAACCGCCTTCATGGTGGGCGGCGCTCAGATGTCGATGCGAAGTTGCCGAAGACCGCCATTCACACGCGAACCGTCGAGGATTCGGGCCTCGGCATGACGTTGGTGAGTGTGGATGCCTGGGCCGGACACCCAGCAACTTGGGATGCGCTCAAAGCCTGCGATGTGATTTTTTGTTGCACAGATGACCACGCCGGGCGGTTGTTTCTAAATCGCTTCGCGCGGTTCTATGGCATCCCCGTTATCGATGTTGGGCT
It includes:
- a CDS encoding HigA family addiction module antitoxin; this translates as MATHSNQFQPDFAPKAPGEYLKMFLEERGIKIVDFARRTGRPTKTISEIISGTASITPDTALQFEKALGDSASFWLNLQTKYQLSQARAKDQAAAKDEVTVAWAKKFNINEMLRLRLLENKPSNGLLVDAILRAFGVSSVPAWEAHWNERLSLSRFKQQEHAKIDPYNVAVWLRCGELIANEIETAPHSASGFRTALTKARDMTKSPFRKSSKSLVDDCAEVGVAIAFVPSVPKTGLRGCAYWASKDKAVIAVSDRMKSEERMWFSFFHEACHILEHSKRAVFIDHDQNNADQTLDVDIEQEADNFAAEFLVTSRVVNAFRNSFSISHHAISEDSFRAFAKQNDVSAGLLLERLQYEGIIPQNSRLNSKIKRKLEFQL
- a CDS encoding multiubiquitin domain-containing protein, whose protein sequence is MKNIDANLNSMFFITLRVVQTISLMMAKEGIQPMNKHTGKMTFRVRIADENLNFKDHAFDDPKVLGRQLIEAAGGHPVDEHVAIAILPNGDFEDIRLDESYDLRGRGVEKVLVARSDRSFKFKIDDADLEWPRACISGFVLRKLAKLPPNYNLWQEIPGQHDKKITDTDVINLADAGVERFVSLIDQTTEGDALPSKDQTYLSGHGYEFEVVTEGVNTGIVLKGLPLPDGKYEHTAADVLILLPRGYPDCPPDMFYVAPKLTLAGTGQVPKACTVEHRFGGRVWQRWSRHNNAWRPGIDGLQTMVARVQTALAEAQA
- a CDS encoding ThiF family adenylyltransferase, coding for MRASDLILLGPHRSQIRSLLTAGAGSERSAYMLFGIADIEADPWTNQPRRRLVSHRFHAIGDDDLISASARHVTWQTDGFMRLLNEAKANGLIPALVHTHPKGHAKFSEQDNRNEAELARTAALKGMPGLISVVIAGNGDIAARIWAQADKAEGLGRILHVGPRLQISGLKGTPADFLDRQVRLFGKEATRQLSGFRCGVAGGGATGSALLPLLLRLGVQEAVQFDKDIIDETNLNRLHGGRRSDVDAKLPKTAIHTRTVEDSGLGMTLVSVDAWAGHPATWDALKACDVIFCCTDDHAGRLFLNRFARFYGIPVIDVGLAMQRRTGAAYDLFARVSTLVPGHPCLLCGGYLDPRRAREESMRRNDPDAYDRLKEEAYVLGEGDPSPAVVTFTTEAATMAVNEWLAGVTGLAGEAGMLPTRIRRFHARDERRPFVEPRPDCPCCNQAATLGRGDVYPFLDMVT